From Nycticebus coucang isolate mNycCou1 chromosome 6, mNycCou1.pri, whole genome shotgun sequence, the proteins below share one genomic window:
- the SLC51B gene encoding organic solute transporter subunit beta produces the protein MQHREGATGAPAGTVVSQELLEEMLWFYRVEDASPWNYSMLALAAVVFVISIALLRRSIQANRKQKMQPPEKETPEVLYLDEARIKDHNRLTNLSESLLSEKSNLAKVENELKDREVPLALLPHASESEIY, from the exons ATGCAGCATCGCGAGGGGGCTACTGGAGCTCCAGCAGGGACTGTGGTATCCCAGGAGCTGCTGGAAGAGATGCTTTGGTTTTATCGTGTAGAAGATG CATCTCCTTGGAATTATTCCATGCTTGCCCTGGCAGCTGTGGTGTTTGTAATAAGCATTGCCCTCTTGAGAAGGAGCATCCAGGCAAACAG AAAGCAAAAGATGCAGCCACCAGAAAAAGAAACTCCAGAAGTCCTATATTTGGATGAAGCCAGAATCAAGGATCACAATAGACTAACCAACCTTAGTGAGAGTTTGCTTTCAGAAAAATCAAACTTGGCTAAGGTGGAAAATGAGTTAAAAGACAGAGAAGTCCCATTGGCTCTCCTTCCACATGCATCAGAGTCTGAGATCTATTGA
- the RASL12 gene encoding ras-like protein family member 12 isoform X2, whose protein sequence is MESYPHTYMERGPHLFTQTLLGFSPPQDIPRNSERYLNWAHTFLVVYSVDSRQSFESSSGYLELLALHAKETQRTYPALLLGNKLDMAQYRQVTKAEGAALAGRFGCLFFEVSACLDFEHVQHVFHEAVREARRELEKSPLARPLFISEERAVPHQAPLTTRHGLASCTFNTLSTVSLKEMPPVAQAKLVTVKSSRAQSKRKAPTLTLLKGFKIF, encoded by the exons ATGGAGAGTTATCCTCACACATACATGGAGAGAGGTCCACACCTCTTTACACAGACACTCCTG GGCTTCTCTCCACCCCAGGACATCCCCAGGAACTCTGAGCGCTACCTGAACTGGGCGCACACCTTCCTGGTGGTGTACAGCGTCGACAGCCGCCAGAGCTTTGAGAGCAGCAGCGGCTACCTGGAGCTGCTTGCCCTGCATGCGAAGGAGACACAGCGCACctaccctgccctgctgctgggcAACAAGCTGGACATGGCCCAGTACAG GCAAGTCACCAAAGCAGAGGGTGCAGCTTTGGCAGGCAGATTCGGGTGCCTGTTTTTCGAGGTCTCTGCCTGCTTGGACTTTGAGCACGTGCAGCACGTCTTCCATGAGGCAGTGCGAGAGGCGCGACGGGAGCTGGAGAAGAGCCCACTGGCCCGACCCCTTTTCATCTCCGAGGAGAGGGCCGTGCCCCACCAGGCCCCACTCACCACCCGGCATGGGCTGGCCAGCTGCACCTTCAACACACTTTCCACAGTCAGCCTGAAGGAGATGCCCCCCGTAGCCCAGGCTAAGCTGGTCACTGTGAAGTCATCCCGGGCCCAGAGCAAGCGCAAGGCACCTACCTTGACCCTACTGAAGGGCTTCAAGATCTTCTGA